GATCCGGCCGAGCGGGTGGAGTCGTTCGCCGCACTGGCCCGGCTCGCGGATCTGCCCGCCGGGCACCCGGTTTCGGTTGGCGCTTGAGACGCTCGGCGGCGGCTGGCCGCTAGTCTCACCCCAGAACCACCGGCAGCTTTCCCGCCAGGTCGCCCAGCATCGCCGTTTCGTCCTCGGTCGCGGACCGCCGCCCGGTCCGCACCAGCAACGCCGCTCGGTCGTCCAGCTCCGCGGGCAGCTTTTCCCCCAGCACCGTCTCCACTGTCTGCCGGGCCGCCGCCAGGCACTGCGCGCTCGGACCGTCCACACCGGACAGATAGGCGACCAGATCCAGGTGGTGCAACGTCGACTCCACCACGTACGTCTCGAAATAGTCCGCCACCGTCAGCACCTGGCCTCGCGTCTCGACCCGCGCCGCCCGGTCCGCGAGGACCGCGGCCCGTCCGGCGGCCGCGGCCAAGTCCTCGAAGTGGTGCACCAGCGACGCGCCCGACCGGTAGCATGCCGCCGACCGGCGAGTGAATTTGTCCTCGTCGGACAGTCCGGTCGGCGGTTCGCCGCCGAGCTCCCAGTACCCGGAGGCAGTGCGGGTCGGCTCGGCGCCGGTCGGCGTGGCGAGCGTGATGAGGACGTCTTGCGCGTCGATGATCAGGTGAAACACCAAGTCCTGGACCAGCCAGCCAGTACAGCCGGACGGGGTCAGCCACTGGCCGCCCTCGAGCGAGCGGACTGCCCTGCGAAGGTCATTCCAGGCGCGGGAGAAGAGGTCCACGCCGGCAGCCTAGCCATCACCCCCGGTCACGGCAGCCGATTTTCACAACCGCAGCAACAGTTCGGTGAGCAGCCGCTGGGCCGGGTCGGTCAAGTCGATTCCGGATACCTCCGAGGCGCGCCGGACCCGGTATCGCACGGTGTTCGGGTGGATGTTCAGGCTGCTCGCCGCCGCCCGGACGTCCCCGAAAGCGTTCAGGTACGCCAGCACCGCGGGCACCAGGATCGCGCCGTGCTCGGCGTCGTGCGCCGTCAGGTCCGCCAGCCGGGGATCTCGCAACCGCGGTTGATCGGCCAAGTAGGCCAGCACTTCCGACAGCAGGACGTCTGCCCGGACATCGGCCAGCGACGCGACATCCGACGGCCAGTGTCCGCGTGTCATCGCCATCAGGACCCGGTCCGCGTCGCCTCGGGACGATGCCGCCTCGGACAGTCGCGCCACGATGCCGCCGAGTGCTGCGCGTACCGGAGTGTCGAGGTGTTTCCGTGCTGCGCCAACGATTTCCTTTGCCAGTGCGAGCACTGCGGCATCCGAGTGTTCCGGCAGGTCGGGCAGCAGCGCGTACACGCGGCCGTTGAGCACGCTGACCAGCGCGGTCCGCCGATACGCCGCGGTGTGCACGGCGATCAGATGCACGAGTTCCGCACGGCGCAGCAACCGATCCGATGCGGCGGCCGACTGCTGCCTAGCGAGCGTGAACGCCAGTACCTGCGCCGGACGTGCCGGATCCGCGCCGATGTCGTCCGCGACCGACTCGGCGTCCACGCGTCCTTCCAACAGCCCGGCAAGCAGGTCTTCCCGAAGCCGCAGCTGCGGATCGGGCAGCGTCCGAGCGCGAATGAGCTGCGGCGCCAACGTCCGGCTCGCGCCGAGCAGCGCCACTTCCGCTTGCTCGGTAAGGGGTTTCGCGCCTTCCTGGACCCAGATGGTGCCGAGCGGCTGCGAACCCGCGTGAATGCCGGCGGCGATGCGCCGGCGGATCCCGAGATCGGGCCGCTCGTCGACGCGCACGATCCCTTCCCCGGCGCGCAGCCGCTGATAGACGCCCCACTCGCGAAGCATCGCGAGGTACCGCTCCGGCCCTTCTCGGCCCAGGATCGACAGCCGGCGCAACTCGTCCACCTCGTCGCCGCCGCGCGAGTACGCGAGTACGCGGCTCGCGGTGTCCTCGATGCTGACCAGACCGCCGGTCAGCGTCGCGATGGTCTGCGCCAGCGCGAAGAGGTCGCCCAGCACCTCGCCGGTCTCCGCTTCGCCTCCGGCACGCGCCGCGTCGACCACCCCGCGCGCCAGGGCTTCGACCTGTTCCCACCGTGCTTCGGCGCCGACCGTAAGCAACGCGACGCCCGCGTCTGCTGCGACCTCGATGCCGCCTTCGCCCTTTACGGCTACCGCAGCCGCTCCGCCGCGTCCGGCCGCGCGGATCGCCGCCGCCGCGGATCGGCCTCGTGCGCCGATGACCAGCACCAGGTCGCCGGGATGCGCCTCCGGCGGGTCCTCCGGGTCGAGAATCACCACGTCCTGCACCGGGACGCCCAGTCCGCGCGGGGCGACCAGCACCCGGACGAGCGGCTCGCCGAGGGTCGCGAGGACGTGCCGCAGCGACGCGCCGGAAAGCGGTTCGTCGGCGGTCACCGGATAGGCCGATCGAACAAAACCATATCGACGATTCTAGCCGCTCGAACAAACACCTGAACGGCCTACGGAGTTATGTTTCGGGCAACGACCAGTAACCAACGAGGGAGCCGCCGTGGACGCCGTGACCCAGACCCCCGCCCCGAAGAACGAGCCGGTGCTGACGTACGCGCCGGGCAGCGCCGAGCGCGCCGAGCTGGAGGGTGCGCTGAAGAAACTGGGTCAGGCCGGTCCCGTCGACCTGACGGTCACCGTCGGCGGCGAGCAGCGCGCGGGCGGCGGCGAGAAGATCGACGTCGTGCAGCCGCACAACCACGGCCATGTCCTCGGCACCATCCAAAGCGCGACCGGGCAGGACGCGACCGACGCGATCGCTGCCGCCGCGAAGGCCGCTCCGGAGTGGCGCGCCCTGTCCTACGACGACCGCGCGGCCATCCTGCTGCGTGCGGCCGATCTGCTGAGCGGCCCGTGGCGCGCGACGCTGAACGCCGCCACCATGCTCGGCCAGTCGAAGACCGCCACCCAGGCCGAGATCGACTCCGCGTGCGAGCTCGCCGACTTCTGGCGCTTCAACGTCAAGTTCGGCCGCGAGATCCTCGATCACCAGCCGGTCAGCTCGCCGGGCGTGTGGAACCGCATGGAGCACCGTCCGCTTGAGGGCTTCGTCTACGCGATCACGCCGTTCAACTTCACCGCGATCGCCGGCAACCTGCCGACCGCGCCCGCGCTGATGGGCAACACCGTGCTGTGGAAGCCGTCGCCGACGCAGAGCTTCGCCGCGCACCTGACCATGCGGCTGCTCGAAGAAGCCGGCATGCCGCCGGGCGTGATCAACCTGCTGCCGGGTGACGGCAAGGCCGTCTCGGAGGTCGCGCTGACGCACCGCGATCTGGCGGGCATCCACTTCACCGGCTCCACCGCCACGTTCCAGCACCTGTGGGGCACTGTCGGCGCGAACATCGCCGGCTACCGCAGCTACCCGCGCCTCGTCGGCGAGACCGGCGGCAAGGACTTCGTGCTCGCGCACCCGTCCGCGGACATCGACGTGCTTCGTACCGCGCTCGTCCGCGGCGCGTTCGAGTACCAGGGCCAGAAGTGCTCCGCTGCTTCGCGGGCGTACGTGCCGCGCAGCATCTGGGAACAGCTGAAGGACGGCCTTGCGTCCGAGACCGCCGCGCTCAGCTACGGGGACGTCACCGACCTGTCGAACTTCGGCGGCGCGGTGATCGACCGTCGTGCGTTCGACAAGCACGCCTCGCTCTTCGAGCGCGTGAAGAACGACAGCGAGGTCGAGATCCTCGTCGGTGGCACTGCGGACGACAGCGTCGGCTACTTCGTGCAGCCGACTGTCCTCGTCTCGACCAACCCGAAGCACGAGATCTTCAGTACCGAGTACTTCGGCCCGATCCTGTCCGTCTACGTCTACGACGACCGGGATGACACCGCTTTCGACGCCGTCCTGCGGCTGGTCGACGAGACCGCCTCGTACGCCCTCACCGGCGCTGTGATCGCGAACGACCGCACGGCCGTCGCGAAGGCGTCCGAGGCGCTGCGGTTCACCGCGGGCAACTTCTACGTCAACGACAAGCCGACCGGCGCGGTCGTCGGCCAGCAGCCGTTCGGCGGGGCGCGCGCCTCGGGCACCAACGACAAGGCCGGCTCGGTCTTCAACCTGCTCCGCTGGACGAGCCCGCGCTCGATCAAGGAGACCTTCGTGCCGCCGACCTCAGTGCGTTACCCGCACCAGGGCTGAGAGGAGAACCGTCATGCTGCGTGCCCCGTTGCTCGCCGCCGCTCGTTCCCAGCGGATGCGTGCGCTGGTCGAGGCGGTTCCGGTGACCCGGTCCGTCGTGCGCCGGTTCGTGTCCGGCTCGGCTACCGCCGACGCCGTGCGCGCCGCTCGGGAGCTGGCCGCCGACGGCCGGAAGATCACCATCGACCACCTCGGCGAAGACACCACGGACGCTGCCCAGGCCACCGCCACCGTGCAGGCGTACGAGGAGTTGCTGACGGCACTGTCCGAGCAGGGGCTCGCCGAAGGCGCCGATGTCTCGGTCAAGCTGTCCGCGGTCGGGCAGTTCCTGCCGGGTGACGGCGAAGGCGTCGCGCTGGAGAACGCGCGAAAGATCTGTGCCGCTGCGGAAGCGGTCGGGGCAACCGTGACGCTGGACATGGAAGACCACACCACCACGGACTCGACGCTCGGCATCCTCCGCGAGCTGCGTGCCGAGTACCCGTGGGTGGGCGCGGTCCTGCAGGCGTACTTGCACCGCACCGAGCAGGACTGCCGCGACCTGTCCGGCCCTGGGTCGCGCGTGCGGCTGTGCAAGGGCGCGTACGCCGAGCCGGAGACGGTGGCGTTCCAGGACAAGGCCGAAGTGGACAAGTCCTATGTGCGGTGCCTGCGCGTGCTGATGGCCGGGCAGGGCTACCCGATGGTCGCGTCGCACGACCCGCGGATGATCGCGATCGCCGGCAAGCTGGCGGCGGACGCCGGCCGGACCGCAGGCGACCACGAGTACCAGATGCTGTACGGCATCCGGCCGGAGGAGCAGAAGCGGCTGGCCGCCGAAGGCGAGACGGTGCGCGTGTACGTGCCGTGCGGCGACGAGTGGTACGGGTACTTCATGCGCCGGCTGGCCGAACGCCCGGCGAACCTCGTGTTCTTCCTGCGCGGACTGGTCACCCGGTCCTGACCGGACTCGCCGTCCGGACTTGACGACAGCAGAGGCCCGGCACCCTTTCGGGTGCCGGGCCTTCGTCTGTTCCCCGGGTCTTGCGCTTGTGCTCGCCAGGTCAGGCTTGCTTGGCCTGCTCGGCGGCGGCGGCCTCGCGAACCTTGTCCATGTCGACCTCGCGCGCCTGCCGGATGACGTCTTCCAGCGCGGCCTCCGGCAGAGCACCCGGCTGGGAGTAGATGAGAGTCCGGTCCCGGATCACCGCGAGGGTCGGGATGGACCGGATGTTGAACGCGGCGGCCAGCTGCTGCTGGTCCTCGGTGTCCACCTTGGTGAACGCGATGTCGCCGTGCTTCTCCGACGCCTTTTCGAACACCGGTGCGAACTGGCGGCACGGGCCGCACCAGCTCGCCCAGAAATCGATCAGCACGAAATCGTTGTCGGTCACGGTCTGGTCGAAGTTCTCCGCGGTCAGTTCGACTGTGCTCATGTCCGGTTCAACGAGCGAGCCGGGCCGGGAATTCCCCGGGACGGGGTAGCGTCCCTGTTCGGTGACCGTTGTTCCTTGTTCGTGGAGGTCGATGTGGCTGACGGGATTCTCGGGCGGATCGATGAGCTGATCGCTGAGGAGAAGGAGTTGCGAGGACGGGCGGTCGGCGTCGGGCTGTCCTCGGACGAGCGGGGACGGCTGGCCAGGGCCGAGGAGGAACTGGACCAGTGCTGGGACCTGCTGCGGCAGCGGCGGGCGCGGGTCGAGTTCGACGAGGACCCCGACGACGCCACGGTGCGTTCGGCGCGGGAGGTAAAGGGCTATCGGCAATAAGAGCATGTCTCACCCGGTGCTGTCGCGAGGCATCGGTGGCGGGCGACCAGGTTGCCGGTCTGTCCGTGAAGGGCCCCTTGAAGGAATCCAAGTCCCTGAAGGGGCCTTGCCCGGACGGGACCTGGCGGGCCGTTCGGTACGTGGCCACCTCAGCCAAGCTCTAAGCCGTGGCCCTCGATCGCGCTCGCGGTTCGCCGAGGAAGAGGTGCCTCGGCGAACCGCTGCCGCAGGTCTTTCAGACAGTGATCACCCGGCGGCCCCGGGTATGGCCGGATTTGCTGTCTCGATGCGCGGCCGCGGCGTCCGCCAGCGCATAAATCTTTTCGTTCGGGATATGCAGTTCGCCGTTGCCGATCAGCCGCACCGTCTCGGCCAATGCCGCGGGCATGTCGCCGGGGGTGCCGGCGAAGCGCACGCCGCGGTCGGGTGCGGTCAGATCGGCGATAGAGACGACTTTGTCCGGGACGCCGGTCAGCGCGACGAGTTCTTCGATGACATCGGAGCCGGACAAGTCCAGTGCCGCGTGCATGGCGCCGAACGCGCGGACGCGAGCGGGTCAGCCTCGGCGGTGGACGAGGTTTTCCGGCTGATCGACGCCGCTTGGGCGGCGGCCCGTCCGGCGGTGGCTCGCTAGGAAAGCTCGCTAGGAAAGCCGGACTCGCGGCGGTCCTTCGCGGCTCGCCGTACGGCGGCTGCGGCAGTTCGCCGTCCGGTGGCTGTGCTGCGCGAGATTCTGTCGTTTCCGCTACTCTCGGTGATCTTCTTACTCTCGAGTGGGTGAGGCGGTAAGGCCGAGTTGAGTGATGCGGAATCGAACAGGCGTTCGACAAGCTGGTGAGGTGTCCGAAACGACCTTCCCGGTGGAGCAGCCCCGCCTCCGCCCTCTCAGACAGCCGCGGGGCACCCGCCGGCAGACCTCTGTCCGACAGCTGCTCCACAGCGATCGACCACGGTTCAGCTTGCCGCGGCACCTGCTGGGCGTCGCGTCTGGAGTGCTGATGAAGGCGGCGCGCGCCGTACCCGCGGTCGTTCTATCGTTCAGCAGGCCGGCCCCGGCCGCCGACCGTTCCCGCTCTGGCAGCTCAGGCGGGGCAGAGCGTCCCGCCGTCCGGGATCTTGCCGTCGACCAGGAACGCCTGCGCGGCGGCTGTGACACAAGGAGACTGTCCGACTGCGCCGTGCCCGACACCCTGCCATGTGATGGTGACCGCGCTGGGCATCTGGTCGGCGGCCCTGGTGGTGCCGATTCCCGGCGTCACCGGGTCGGTCGCGGTGGCAGCGACCAGGATGGGCGGCGCGCCCGGAGCGCCGGCAGGCGGCAGCGGCTCGCGGCGGACCGGCCAAGCACCGCACCAAGCGAGTTCCTGGGCGACCGCCACGCCGAACTGCGGGTACTTGGCGCGCATCGCGTCGGCGGCGCGGTCCAGCTGGTCGGCGGGCAGCCGCGTGGCGGAGTCGTTGCAGCGGGTCGCGATGGTGCCGCCGATGCGTGCCGTCCGGCCGTGGAGGTCGGCCAGCGCCGGATCGACGAACCCGGCCAGCGCGGTCACGTCGCCGTTCTTGGCCGCGGCGAGCGCGTCGGCGAGCGCCGTCCAGTTCGACCGGTTGGCGAGGCCCAGGTAAACCGCGTAGGTCGCGACGCCGGGGTCCATCGTCACGCCGTCCGGGGTGTCCACCGGAGAAGTGCGGAGGCGGTCGGTCACCGTTTTGAGCGCGGCCTTCGCGTCGCCCAGCGAGCAGCTGCGGGCGGCGCAGTCCGCGGAGAACGCGTCGAAGGTGGCCTGCGCGCCAGCGGCGACCGCGTCCAGGACCGCCGCGCGATCTTGACCGGGGTCCGGCACGCCGTCCAGCGCCATGCGGCCGACCTGCGCCGGGTAGCGCACCGCGTAGTCCGAAAGCACTTTCGAACCGTCTCCGCGGCCCAGCGCGTTCAGCCGGTCCATGCCGAGCTGACGGCGCAGCTGGTCGAGATCCCCAGCAGTACGCCAGCTGTCCAGCGCGGTCTTCGCGGTGTCGAGGTCGAGCGAGCACTGCTGGCCCGCGCGGCGGGAGGCGTCCAGGACGTCGCCGAGGCCGCCCTGTGCCGGGTCCGCACCGAGCAGCGCCGAACGCACCTCGAGCGGCACACACTGGACGATGCCGGACTGTCCGGTGCCACGGCGGTCCACGCCGATCAGCGAAAACTTCTTCAAGAAGTCCGGCGGCAGCTGGGTGGCCAGCCGCGCGGCGAACAGCGAACCCGGTTCGCCGCCGACGTCGTTCACCACCACCAGCGGAATCGGTCCGTCTCCGGCCTTGAGCACGAAGATGCGGGCGAGCAGGTGCTGGGTGTCGTCGGGAGCGTCGAGCGGCGAGTTGATCCGCGCGCAGGTGAGATGCAGCGAGTCGGGCAGGGCCGGCTCGGGCATCCGCTGCCGGGTTTCCGCGTCGCAGTTGGCCCAGCGCAGGCTGGTCTTCTTGGGCTCGGCCAGCGGCGGCAGCGGCACCGCGGCGGAGCTCGGCGGGGGAGCGGCGCCAGGGTGCCCGTCGTTGTCGATCACCGCGGGCCGCACCGACGGTCCGGTGGTGCACCCGGCCAGCGCGAACACCCCCAGCGTCGCCGCCGCCAGCCGGGCGCGCAGACGGGAACGGCTGGGGGAACGGCGGTGCACGGGCTGATCCTCACGTCTACTCGGCGGAACTCTCGGACGAGCTTGGCACGGCCGATGTGGGAAGCCAGTGAGCGGGTCCCGCGGCGTGTCCGGCCCGCGCTGGCCCGGCCCGGGTCAGTGCGTCCGCACGACCTCGCCCCGGAACACCGCCGAAAGGTCGTACCGCGCCGGCTCGTCCAGCTGCGCGTAGCCGCACGAAGCTGGTTCCCGGTCCGGCCGCCAGCGCGCGAACTGGGCGGTGTGGCGGAAGCGCGAAGGGTAGCCGCCCTCGGTGTGCTCGTACGAAACTTCCACCACGCGCTCCAGCCGCAGCGGCACCCACGGCTGTTCCTTCGAGCGCCAGCGTGTGACGCCGCCCGGAATGCGCTGGCCCTCGCACACCTCGTCGCCCAGCCACGGATGGCCCGCCCCGTCGCTGATCAACGGAGCCAGCTCCTGTGCCAGTTCGCGCCGGCGCGCGGCAGGGAAAGAGCCGACGACGCCCACGTGGTGCAGCAGCCCGTTGCCGTCGTACAAGCCCAGCAAGAAGGAGCCGACGGCTTCGCCCGGTCCGCCGTCCACGTGCCAGCGCAGACCGGCCAGCACGCAGTCCGCGGTGCGGGAATGCTTGTACTTGAACAAAACCCGCTTGCCCGGCGCGTACGGCTCGTCCAGCGGTTTTCCGATCACGCCGTCCAGCCCGGCGCCTTCGAAAAGCTCGAACCAGCGCCGCGCGGTGTCCGGATCGGTCGTCGCCGGGGTCAGGGCGATGCCGGGCAGCCCCGCCAGCCGCTCGCGCCGCGCCGAGGTCGGTTCAGCCACCAAGGACTCGTCGCCGATCGCGAGCACATCGAAGGCCACGAACTGCGCGGGCGTCTGTTCCGCGAGGAGCTGGACCCGGCTGTCCGCAGGGTGGATGCGCTCGGTCAGCGCGTCGAAGTCGAGCTTGCCGTCCCGCGCGACGACCAGTTCGCCATCGAGCACGACCCGGTCCGGCAAGGTTTCCCACAGCGCGGCGAGCACTTCCGGGAAGTACCGGTTCAACGGCTTTTCCGCGCGCGACTGCAAGGTGATCTCGTCCCCGTCGCGGAACACCAGGCAGCGGAACCCGTCCCACTTCGGCTCGAACAGCAGACCGCCGGAATCCGGGATGGCCTTCGCCGGCTTCGCGAGCATGGGCTTGATCGGTGCCTGCACAGGGAGGGCCATGCGGGCATTCTCGGGGAAACCCGGGGTCAGCGCACGCGTGCCGAGCCCGCCGTGTCGAGTTCGATCCGCACCGCGGTCGGCAGCGTCTCCACTCCAAGCGAATTCCGGGCTCTGGTCAGCACAAACGAGTCCAGCTCTTCCCACACCTGCCGAACCTCGGTGCCTTCCGCCAGCCAGAGCGTGATCCGGACAGCGGGTTCGGCCACCGTGCCGACCGATCGAACCCGCGCGCGGGTAACGCCTTCGAGGCTTTCCGCGTCGGTCTGCACCGCGCCGGCCAGCGCGCCGCCCGTGACGGTCAGCTCCGCGCCGACGGTTTCGTCCAGTCGCAGGTCCGGGCGGCGTTCCGGGCGCAATGAACGGAAGAACCACCGCAAGCCCAGCACCAGCAACAGCACCCCGAGCACGACCGCACCGATCCGCGCGTACAGCGCGTGGCCGCTGAGCCAGTCGACCGCGATCGGGTCCAGCACGGGCCGATGCCCGCGGAACTGGCCTAGCCAGCCCATGCCGACCACCAAAGCGCCGGCCCCGGCCAGCACCGCGAGCACTCCGACCAGAGCGGTCAGGGTGCGCTCACCACGGTACGAACGTCCTTGCGCGCGACGCGCAGCCGAAACACTCATCGTCGGTCCTTCGGGGAGTCGACCACCACGGAGACTTTCGGCCGACGCTGCAGGGGGAGATCGTCCAGCACGCCAGCGACGGTCTCCAACAGCCGCGGCCGCAACTGTTCCTCGTTCTCCAGCCGGCTTGTCGCGCGCACCCGCACCCGGCGGGCGCTGGCTGTCACAGACGCGCCGCGCACGTTGTCCTGTGCGCGGACCGCCACGCCCACCATCCTCGCGAGCGCCCGCGGCGAAGTGCTGACCGTGATGCCTTCCGACGGGTCCGTCATCCGCACGGCGCGGTCCCCGGCGCTCAACGCCAGCAGCACCAGGACGACCCCGGCCACCACGACGATCCCAGCGGCGATCCGCACCGGCGTGCTGGTCCAGTCGACCGCGGCGAGCTCGGCCTTCCATCGCGGCCAGGGCACCAGCAGAGGTGTCTTGCCCGGCTGCCACCAGGACCATCCGACCTCCAGCGCCAGCAGCGCGCCGCCGGCCGCGACGGCCAGCGCTAGCAACGTGGACAGGAGCCGAACGAGGACGCGCATCACTGCACCCTCGGCCGGAGGTCCGGCAGCAGCGCGGTGACCGTCACCGCCACCGAACGCACGTGATAGGAGGTGATCCGCTCGACTTCCTCGACCACTCTGTCGCGCACCTGCCCGGTCACCTCGCGCACCGGCGCCGGGTACCGCAGCGCGAGATCGAGCGACAGATCGACGTCGTTGTCCGAGCCCCCGACTTTGGCGGACGTACCAGAGGTCCCGGTGCTGACCCCCGCGACGCGACGCTCGGCCGGCACGGTGCCCGGCACCTGGTCGGCGGCGTGCTGGGCGACCTTGCGCACGACGGTCTGCGCGATGCTGAGCGAACCGCGCTCGGCCGGCTCGGGCAGGTCGGTGCGGGACGGCGCGGCCTCGACCGCCTGGGTCACTTGTCCCGGCCCTTCCCGAACAGATCGCTGAGGTCGAGCTCGCCGTCGAGGATCCGGCCGACCACGAGCCCGATGATGCCGACCGCGAGAGTCACCAGAAAGGCGGTGAATCCCTGAGTCGCGGCCAGGCCGAGAATCAGCCCGGCGAGAATCCCGGTCTGCGTAGCGTTCAACGTGCGCCCTCCTGGGATATGCGTGCTGCGAATGCTGTGCGGGTTGCCGCCTCGGCGGCAGTGTCCGTGCCTGGGCCGCCGGTGCCCGCGGTCCGAGAGCTGTGCCGTTTCTGCCGGGCCCGGCCTTGCCGCGCCGGTCCCTCCGCACCAGGCGGCCGCACCGGCAACACCGGCTTCCCGGTCACTCGACCCGGCTCGACTCGGGCTCGTCTTCCTCGCCCGGCAGGTGGACGTCGTTCACCGAGATGTTCACCTCGACCACGTCGAGCGCAGTGATCTGCTCGACCGCGGTGATCACGTTGCGCCGCACTTCGCGGGCAACCTCGGCAATCCGCGCGCCGTACTCGACGACGACGTCGAGGTCGATCGCAGCCTGCTTCTCGCCGACCTCCACCGAGACCCCAGCGGTCGAAGTCGCCCCGGAGCCCGGAATCTTGTCCCGCAGCGCGCCAAGAGCCCGCGACACCCCGCCGCCGAGCGCGTGGACGCCCGGCACCTCCCGCGCAGCCAGCGCGGCGATCTTCTGCACGACCAGCGAAGCGATTGTCGTGCGCCCAGCGGTATCTGCTTGTTCCACCGCGGCAAGAGCAGCGGAAGGGACAGCGGTCGGTGCGTCGGGCCGGTTCGGGGTCGGCATGGTTTCTCGCTCCCTGTAGCAGTCGTGGCGCGTCCAGTGT
This sequence is a window from Amycolatopsis benzoatilytica AK 16/65. Protein-coding genes within it:
- a CDS encoding maleylpyruvate isomerase N-terminal domain-containing protein gives rise to the protein MDLFSRAWNDLRRAVRSLEGGQWLTPSGCTGWLVQDLVFHLIIDAQDVLITLATPTGAEPTRTASGYWELGGEPPTGLSDEDKFTRRSAACYRSGASLVHHFEDLAAAAGRAAVLADRAARVETRGQVLTVADYFETYVVESTLHHLDLVAYLSGVDGPSAQCLAAARQTVETVLGEKLPAELDDRAALLVRTGRRSATEDETAMLGDLAGKLPVVLG
- a CDS encoding PucR family transcriptional regulator, which codes for MTADEPLSGASLRHVLATLGEPLVRVLVAPRGLGVPVQDVVILDPEDPPEAHPGDLVLVIGARGRSAAAAIRAAGRGGAAAVAVKGEGGIEVAADAGVALLTVGAEARWEQVEALARGVVDAARAGGEAETGEVLGDLFALAQTIATLTGGLVSIEDTASRVLAYSRGGDEVDELRRLSILGREGPERYLAMLREWGVYQRLRAGEGIVRVDERPDLGIRRRIAAGIHAGSQPLGTIWVQEGAKPLTEQAEVALLGASRTLAPQLIRARTLPDPQLRLREDLLAGLLEGRVDAESVADDIGADPARPAQVLAFTLARQQSAAASDRLLRRAELVHLIAVHTAAYRRTALVSVLNGRVYALLPDLPEHSDAAVLALAKEIVGAARKHLDTPVRAALGGIVARLSEAASSRGDADRVLMAMTRGHWPSDVASLADVRADVLLSEVLAYLADQPRLRDPRLADLTAHDAEHGAILVPAVLAYLNAFGDVRAAASSLNIHPNTVRYRVRRASEVSGIDLTDPAQRLLTELLLRL
- the pruA gene encoding L-glutamate gamma-semialdehyde dehydrogenase, with protein sequence MDAVTQTPAPKNEPVLTYAPGSAERAELEGALKKLGQAGPVDLTVTVGGEQRAGGGEKIDVVQPHNHGHVLGTIQSATGQDATDAIAAAAKAAPEWRALSYDDRAAILLRAADLLSGPWRATLNAATMLGQSKTATQAEIDSACELADFWRFNVKFGREILDHQPVSSPGVWNRMEHRPLEGFVYAITPFNFTAIAGNLPTAPALMGNTVLWKPSPTQSFAAHLTMRLLEEAGMPPGVINLLPGDGKAVSEVALTHRDLAGIHFTGSTATFQHLWGTVGANIAGYRSYPRLVGETGGKDFVLAHPSADIDVLRTALVRGAFEYQGQKCSAASRAYVPRSIWEQLKDGLASETAALSYGDVTDLSNFGGAVIDRRAFDKHASLFERVKNDSEVEILVGGTADDSVGYFVQPTVLVSTNPKHEIFSTEYFGPILSVYVYDDRDDTAFDAVLRLVDETASYALTGAVIANDRTAVAKASEALRFTAGNFYVNDKPTGAVVGQQPFGGARASGTNDKAGSVFNLLRWTSPRSIKETFVPPTSVRYPHQG
- a CDS encoding proline dehydrogenase family protein; this encodes MLRAPLLAAARSQRMRALVEAVPVTRSVVRRFVSGSATADAVRAARELAADGRKITIDHLGEDTTDAAQATATVQAYEELLTALSEQGLAEGADVSVKLSAVGQFLPGDGEGVALENARKICAAAEAVGATVTLDMEDHTTTDSTLGILRELRAEYPWVGAVLQAYLHRTEQDCRDLSGPGSRVRLCKGAYAEPETVAFQDKAEVDKSYVRCLRVLMAGQGYPMVASHDPRMIAIAGKLAADAGRTAGDHEYQMLYGIRPEEQKRLAAEGETVRVYVPCGDEWYGYFMRRLAERPANLVFFLRGLVTRS
- the trxA gene encoding thioredoxin, translating into MSTVELTAENFDQTVTDNDFVLIDFWASWCGPCRQFAPVFEKASEKHGDIAFTKVDTEDQQQLAAAFNIRSIPTLAVIRDRTLIYSQPGALPEAALEDVIRQAREVDMDKVREAAAAEQAKQA
- a CDS encoding DUF2630 family protein, translating into MADGILGRIDELIAEEKELRGRAVGVGLSSDERGRLARAEEELDQCWDLLRQRRARVEFDEDPDDATVRSAREVKGYRQ
- a CDS encoding alpha/beta hydrolase, which codes for MHRRSPSRSRLRARLAAATLGVFALAGCTTGPSVRPAVIDNDGHPGAAPPPSSAAVPLPPLAEPKKTSLRWANCDAETRQRMPEPALPDSLHLTCARINSPLDAPDDTQHLLARIFVLKAGDGPIPLVVVNDVGGEPGSLFAARLATQLPPDFLKKFSLIGVDRRGTGQSGIVQCVPLEVRSALLGADPAQGGLGDVLDASRRAGQQCSLDLDTAKTALDSWRTAGDLDQLRRQLGMDRLNALGRGDGSKVLSDYAVRYPAQVGRMALDGVPDPGQDRAAVLDAVAAGAQATFDAFSADCAARSCSLGDAKAALKTVTDRLRTSPVDTPDGVTMDPGVATYAVYLGLANRSNWTALADALAAAKNGDVTALAGFVDPALADLHGRTARIGGTIATRCNDSATRLPADQLDRAADAMRAKYPQFGVAVAQELAWCGAWPVRREPLPPAGAPGAPPILVAATATDPVTPGIGTTRAADQMPSAVTITWQGVGHGAVGQSPCVTAAAQAFLVDGKIPDGGTLCPA
- a CDS encoding ATP-dependent DNA ligase, translated to MALPVQAPIKPMLAKPAKAIPDSGGLLFEPKWDGFRCLVFRDGDEITLQSRAEKPLNRYFPEVLAALWETLPDRVVLDGELVVARDGKLDFDALTERIHPADSRVQLLAEQTPAQFVAFDVLAIGDESLVAEPTSARRERLAGLPGIALTPATTDPDTARRWFELFEGAGLDGVIGKPLDEPYAPGKRVLFKYKHSRTADCVLAGLRWHVDGGPGEAVGSFLLGLYDGNGLLHHVGVVGSFPAARRRELAQELAPLISDGAGHPWLGDEVCEGQRIPGGVTRWRSKEQPWVPLRLERVVEVSYEHTEGGYPSRFRHTAQFARWRPDREPASCGYAQLDEPARYDLSAVFRGEVVRTH
- a CDS encoding alkaline shock response membrane anchor protein AmaP, with amino-acid sequence MSVSAARRAQGRSYRGERTLTALVGVLAVLAGAGALVVGMGWLGQFRGHRPVLDPIAVDWLSGHALYARIGAVVLGVLLLVLGLRWFFRSLRPERRPDLRLDETVGAELTVTGGALAGAVQTDAESLEGVTRARVRSVGTVAEPAVRITLWLAEGTEVRQVWEELDSFVLTRARNSLGVETLPTAVRIELDTAGSARVR
- a CDS encoding DUF6286 domain-containing protein; this encodes MRVLVRLLSTLLALAVAAGGALLALEVGWSWWQPGKTPLLVPWPRWKAELAAVDWTSTPVRIAAGIVVVAGVVLVLLALSAGDRAVRMTDPSEGITVSTSPRALARMVGVAVRAQDNVRGASVTASARRVRVRATSRLENEEQLRPRLLETVAGVLDDLPLQRRPKVSVVVDSPKDRR